One region of Candidatus Saccharibacteria bacterium genomic DNA includes:
- the mnmA gene encoding tRNA 2-thiouridine(34) synthase MnmA, producing MRVFVGLSGGVDSSLTAALLVEQGYDVTGVYMKNWSQDLPGMKCPWQEDYQDAKRVAVQLGIPFKLYDFEAEYREKVVDYMLDGYQRGITPNPDIMCNQEVKFKLFLEAALADGADMIATGHYARVVPSSAAPNAASLHMAANLDKDQTYFLYRVTKEALGRSLMPIGEFTTKAEVRAEAEKRGLATARKKDSQGICFVGKVGIKDFLLHELGEQPHGDILDQNCVRIGEHDGAIFYTIGQRQGLGVGGGLPYYVTGKNMAKNEVYVTTDLQDSGLWCDTLHLAELHWINEPPQPGKTYQVRTRYRAELVPATFTQDDQNNRGELHLEQAVRAVTPGQSAVLYDNTRVLGGGIAT from the coding sequence ATGCGTGTATTTGTTGGGTTGAGCGGGGGGGTAGACAGTTCGCTCACAGCGGCATTGCTTGTCGAGCAGGGCTACGATGTCACTGGGGTGTATATGAAGAATTGGAGTCAGGATCTGCCTGGCATGAAATGCCCCTGGCAAGAAGACTACCAAGATGCCAAGCGTGTCGCCGTGCAGCTGGGCATACCTTTTAAACTTTATGATTTTGAAGCGGAATATCGTGAAAAGGTGGTCGACTACATGCTTGATGGATACCAGCGTGGTATCACGCCGAACCCAGACATTATGTGCAACCAAGAAGTGAAATTTAAGCTGTTTCTAGAAGCGGCTCTCGCTGATGGAGCCGACATGATTGCTACCGGCCACTACGCCCGAGTAGTGCCCAGTTCGGCGGCGCCCAACGCGGCCTCACTGCATATGGCTGCAAATCTTGACAAAGACCAGACCTACTTCCTTTACCGCGTTACCAAAGAGGCGCTCGGACGTAGCCTCATGCCAATCGGCGAGTTTACGACAAAAGCAGAGGTGCGCGCAGAGGCCGAAAAACGCGGTCTCGCAACAGCTCGTAAAAAGGATAGCCAGGGGATATGCTTTGTCGGCAAGGTGGGTATAAAGGACTTTCTGTTGCATGAACTTGGCGAGCAGCCACACGGTGATATCCTCGACCAAAATTGTGTTCGTATTGGCGAGCATGACGGTGCCATCTTTTATACTATTGGGCAGAGACAGGGACTTGGGGTAGGCGGTGGTCTGCCATACTATGTCACTGGCAAAAACATGGCAAAAAACGAGGTGTATGTTACGACCGACCTGCAAGATTCAGGTTTATGGTGCGACACACTACACCTGGCTGAGCTGCATTGGATAAACGAACCGCCTCAGCCGGGTAAGACGTATCAGGTCAGGACACGGTACCGAGCTGAGCTTGTTCCGGCAACATTCACCCAGGATGACCAAAATAACAGAGGCGAGCTTCACCTGGAGCAAGCTGTTCGCGCTGTTACTCCTGGCCAGTCTGCCGTCCTTTACGACAACACGCGCGTCCTAGGCGGCGGCATCGCCACCTAG
- a CDS encoding PKD domain-containing protein — translation MTLKRTIRILPFLILSILLCISLVAPVYGQLGSPNPTQSGTTGLQGKIPSPAPTTPATISSPISGRTFDAIPITVSGLCKTGLLVKIFSNDIFIGSADCAGGSYSIQVDLFGGQNDLIARVYDALDQAGPDSNKVTVTFQDNQFAAFGQRISLLSNLAKLGAPVGQSLTWPIILSGGSGPYAITVDWGDGTAADLKSQPFAGTFDITHTYKSAGIYRVVVKATDVTGATAFLQLVGVGAGDVTQSTTGSKGGTNGGGTTKVVYIWWPLLFMLPLLLAMFWVGKRYELSAIHRQLEEQSRMYGNEIQR, via the coding sequence ATGACACTAAAACGAACAATACGCATCCTTCCTTTTCTCATACTTAGCATTCTGCTTTGCATCAGTTTGGTCGCCCCGGTCTACGGTCAGTTGGGAAGCCCTAACCCCACCCAATCGGGCACAACCGGCTTACAGGGTAAGATTCCAAGTCCTGCTCCAACAACGCCGGCGACAATATCGTCACCAATATCAGGCCGGACATTTGACGCTATCCCGATAACGGTGAGTGGTCTCTGCAAGACGGGGCTGCTAGTTAAAATTTTTAGCAACGACATTTTTATTGGTTCGGCCGATTGTGCAGGGGGGAGCTACAGTATCCAGGTAGACCTATTTGGCGGCCAAAACGACCTAATTGCGCGGGTGTACGATGCTCTTGACCAAGCTGGTCCAGACAGTAACAAAGTAACGGTGACGTTTCAGGATAATCAGTTTGCAGCCTTTGGTCAGCGAATTAGCCTCCTAAGTAACTTGGCAAAACTCGGCGCGCCGGTTGGGCAGTCTCTAACATGGCCAATTATACTCAGCGGCGGTAGCGGACCGTATGCCATCACCGTAGACTGGGGAGATGGCACTGCTGCCGACCTAAAAAGTCAACCGTTTGCGGGGACGTTTGATATCACTCATACTTACAAATCAGCAGGTATTTATAGGGTTGTCGTTAAAGCAACAGATGTTACCGGTGCCACTGCATTTTTGCAGCTTGTCGGTGTTGGGGCAGGGGATGTTACGCAGAGTACTACAGGCAGCAAGGGTGGTACAAACGGTGGCGGCACGACAAAGGTCGTTTATATCTGGTGGCCGCTACTTTTCATGCTGCCGCTACTGCTTGCAATGTTTTGGGTTGGTAAGCGCTACGAATTATCAGCCATTCACAGGCAGCTCGAGGAACAGTCTCGCATGTACGGCAACGAAATTCAGAGGTAA
- a CDS encoding DUF916 domain-containing protein, with amino-acid sequence MRYTLRFTAILLALTTVFNIAILAPQAFAQQKDAASGLRVSPVRTDLVMAPGSVRTVNVTVNNITGAETEYQAVINDFVAGKDEFGQPALILDADKFAPSHSLKRYISPLTNVTVPSGKSKTITVTITIPKDAAAGGYYGAVRFLPVSGKQGRNITLAASVGSLMLVKVPGDIIENMKLTSFDVRTSEEADKGSSFFTSNKNLYAVARFTNNGNAHEQPFGKVVLKKGGKIVQTVEINSSEPKGNVLPDSVRRFSVKLDKVGLWGKYTVEGNFGYGANGQLLSGKTSFTVIPLTFIIIGLLLLAGLIGAIIGLPRAIKRYNAKVVRKANRR; translated from the coding sequence ATGCGTTATACGTTACGATTTACAGCGATACTTCTGGCGCTCACCACTGTTTTTAATATAGCAATTCTTGCGCCACAAGCATTTGCGCAGCAAAAGGACGCGGCAAGTGGTTTGCGCGTTTCGCCTGTTAGAACCGACTTAGTGATGGCGCCAGGCAGCGTGCGTACAGTAAATGTCACGGTCAATAACATTACTGGCGCCGAGACGGAATATCAAGCAGTTATCAACGATTTTGTTGCCGGCAAAGACGAATTCGGACAGCCAGCACTAATCCTAGATGCCGACAAATTTGCGCCGAGTCATAGTCTAAAGCGTTACATAAGTCCTCTGACAAATGTTACTGTGCCCTCCGGCAAGTCCAAAACAATAACCGTGACAATCACAATTCCTAAAGATGCTGCCGCTGGTGGCTACTACGGCGCAGTGCGATTCCTGCCTGTATCAGGTAAGCAGGGGCGCAATATTACGCTTGCAGCCAGTGTTGGCTCGCTTATGCTCGTGAAAGTGCCCGGTGACATCATAGAAAACATGAAGCTGACTAGTTTTGATGTTCGCACAAGCGAAGAAGCAGACAAAGGAAGCTCATTTTTCACCTCCAATAAAAACCTCTATGCTGTTGCGCGGTTTACCAACAACGGCAACGCGCACGAGCAGCCATTTGGTAAGGTTGTCTTGAAAAAAGGCGGAAAAATCGTCCAAACAGTGGAAATAAACAGCAGCGAGCCAAAGGGGAATGTTCTACCAGATAGCGTCCGCCGATTTAGCGTCAAGCTTGATAAAGTCGGCCTGTGGGGTAAATACACTGTTGAGGGCAACTTTGGCTATGGTGCAAACGGCCAGCTCCTCAGTGGTAAAACTAGCTTTACGGTGATTCCGCTGACTTTCATTATTATTGGGCTTCTACTTTTGGCGGGGCTAATCGGAGCAATCATTGGCTTGCCAAGGGCAATCAAGCGCTACAATGCAAAGGTTGTGCGAAAGGCAAATCGTCGGTAA